A stretch of the Musa acuminata AAA Group cultivar baxijiao chromosome BXJ2-7, Cavendish_Baxijiao_AAA, whole genome shotgun sequence genome encodes the following:
- the LOC103992364 gene encoding BTB/POZ domain-containing protein At1g55760 isoform X1 encodes MSEQAYRVETAPRLAQWRIDNVSSSCTYRKSDPFKVGLWNWYLTVEKNKQLYVKLYPEMSSLTREQPPVASFTIKLVFSSSPNRRTIVHPAVCDKQLKNNDDFVWAIDNSFTGRFIIDIEFLDLKTVPPSGGEPYSIWSSHHIEKHSENTALASFAQMLAEGIHTDITINAAADGSIGAHRAVLAARSPVFRSMFSHDLREKELSTVDISDMSFEACQAFLNYIYGNFQPEEFLRHRVALLGAADKYDIADLKEACHESLLEDIDAVNVLERLHTAYLYGLPRLKGGCMRYLVNFGKIYELWDDFNAFLQTADRELIAEIFHEILVAWRGF; translated from the exons ATGAGCGAGCAGGCGTATCGTGTGGAGACGGCGCCGCGGCTGGCGCAATGGAGGATCGACAACGTCTCCTCCTCCTGCACCTACCGCAAGTCCGACCCCTTCAAGGTCGGCCTCTGGAACTg GTATCTCACAGTGGAGAAGAACAAGCAGCTGTATGTGAAGCTGTACCCCGAGATGTCGAGCCTAACAAGAGAGCAGCCACCGGTCGCCTCCTTCACCATCAAGCTCGTCTTCTCCTCGTCCCCTAATCGCCGGACCATCGTCCACCCAG CCGTTTGTGACAAGCAGCTAAAGAACAACGATGACTTCGTGTGGGCAATCGACAATTCGTTCACCGGCAGATTCATTATTGACATCGAGTTCCTCGATCTGAAGACTGTGCCTCCATCT GGTGGCGAGCCGTACTCCATCTGGTCCAGCCACCACATCGAGAAGCACTCAGAGAACACAGCCCTCGCCTCCTTTGCTCAGATGCTGGCCGAGGGCATCCACACCGACATCACCATCAACGCCGCCGCCGATGGCAGCATCGGCGCCCACCGCGCCGTCCTGGCCGCGAGGTCACCGGTCTTCCGCAGCATGTTCTCCCACGATCTCAGGGAGAAGGAGCTCTCGACGGTGGACATCTCCGACATGTCGTTCGAGGCTTGCCAAGCCTTCCTCAACTACATCTACGGCAACTTCCAGCCCGAAGAGTTCCTCCGCCACCGGGTAGCGCTCCTCGGTGCCGCAGACAAGTACGACATCGCCGACCTCAAGGAGGCGTGCCATGAGAGCCTCCTGGAGGACATTGACGCTGTGAACGTGCTCGAGAGGCTCCACACTGCTTACCTCTACGGTTTGCCCAGGCTGAAGGGTGGATGCATGAGGTACCTGGTGAACTTTGGCAAGATTTATGAACTATGGGATGACTTCAATGCGTTCCTACAGACTGCTGACAGAGAACTCATAGCTGAAATCTTTCATGAGATTCTTGTTGCCTGGAGAGGCTTCTAA
- the LOC103992364 gene encoding BTB/POZ domain-containing protein At1g55760 isoform X2 — protein sequence MSSLTREQPPVASFTIKLVFSSSPNRRTIVHPAVCDKQLKNNDDFVWAIDNSFTGRFIIDIEFLDLKTVPPSGGEPYSIWSSHHIEKHSENTALASFAQMLAEGIHTDITINAAADGSIGAHRAVLAARSPVFRSMFSHDLREKELSTVDISDMSFEACQAFLNYIYGNFQPEEFLRHRVALLGAADKYDIADLKEACHESLLEDIDAVNVLERLHTAYLYGLPRLKGGCMRYLVNFGKIYELWDDFNAFLQTADRELIAEIFHEILVAWRGF from the exons ATGTCGAGCCTAACAAGAGAGCAGCCACCGGTCGCCTCCTTCACCATCAAGCTCGTCTTCTCCTCGTCCCCTAATCGCCGGACCATCGTCCACCCAG CCGTTTGTGACAAGCAGCTAAAGAACAACGATGACTTCGTGTGGGCAATCGACAATTCGTTCACCGGCAGATTCATTATTGACATCGAGTTCCTCGATCTGAAGACTGTGCCTCCATCT GGTGGCGAGCCGTACTCCATCTGGTCCAGCCACCACATCGAGAAGCACTCAGAGAACACAGCCCTCGCCTCCTTTGCTCAGATGCTGGCCGAGGGCATCCACACCGACATCACCATCAACGCCGCCGCCGATGGCAGCATCGGCGCCCACCGCGCCGTCCTGGCCGCGAGGTCACCGGTCTTCCGCAGCATGTTCTCCCACGATCTCAGGGAGAAGGAGCTCTCGACGGTGGACATCTCCGACATGTCGTTCGAGGCTTGCCAAGCCTTCCTCAACTACATCTACGGCAACTTCCAGCCCGAAGAGTTCCTCCGCCACCGGGTAGCGCTCCTCGGTGCCGCAGACAAGTACGACATCGCCGACCTCAAGGAGGCGTGCCATGAGAGCCTCCTGGAGGACATTGACGCTGTGAACGTGCTCGAGAGGCTCCACACTGCTTACCTCTACGGTTTGCCCAGGCTGAAGGGTGGATGCATGAGGTACCTGGTGAACTTTGGCAAGATTTATGAACTATGGGATGACTTCAATGCGTTCCTACAGACTGCTGACAGAGAACTCATAGCTGAAATCTTTCATGAGATTCTTGTTGCCTGGAGAGGCTTCTAA
- the LOC135617633 gene encoding zinc finger protein CONSTANS-LIKE 10-like: protein MGRLCDFCMEQRSVVYCRSDAASLCLSCDRNIHSANALSRRHSRTLLCDRCTTQPAIVRCIEENASLCQNCDWNGHDGLALTSEHKRQTINCYSGCPSATEFSRIWSFFEFPDMEEPDFEKGLMTINENSVTNCWGPPEDSSTANLGSTGKMNDIKAVEKANPWVESSSASGLNAMSCSANRPAGSMDSTTPKTSCPRTDDVDFCKDDFYEGFTMGDVDMTFENYEELFGASHNQTGDLFDDAGIDSFFDMKENSATNSICHGESAEEVKQTQATCGNAVSADPAMSNPEGNADSSLALPGRQVQSTLSFSFSGVTGESSAGEYQDCGMSGMLLTGEPSCYHAGPGSSSLPTSNRESALIRYKEKKKTRKFEKKIRYASRKARADVRRRVKGRFVKAGEAYDYDPLSETRSC from the exons ATGGGCCGTCTTTGTGATTTCTGCATGGAGCAAAGATCTGTGGTCTACTGCAGGTCTGATGCTGCTTCCTTATGCTTGTCATGTGACCGTAATATTCATTCTGCAAATGCACTTTCTCGGCGGCACTCGCGTACACTTTTATGTGACAGATGCACTACCCAACCTGCTATAGTAAGGTGCATAGAAGAAAATGCTTCGCTTTGCCAAAACTGTGATTGGAATGGTCATGATGGGTTGGCATTGACTTCAGAACACAAGAGGCAGACTATCAACTGCTACTCAGGCTGCCCATCAGCAACAGAATTTTCTAGAATCTGGTCCTTCTTTGAATTTCCTGATATGGAAGAACCTGATTTTGAGAAAGGATTGATGACTATCAATGAGAACAGTGTTACCAATTGTTGGGGACCTCCAGAGGACAGCAGTACTGCCAATCTCGGCAGCACTGGGAAGATGAATGATATAAAAGCAGTTGAGAAGGCCAATCCCTGGGTGGAGTCATCTTCAGCATCTGGATTAAATGCTATGTCATGTAGTGCTAATCGACCAGCTGGTTCAATGGATTCAACTACACCCAAG ACAAGTTGTCCCAGGACAGATGATGTTGATTTCTGTAAAGATGATTTCTATGAAGGTTTCACAATGGGCGATGTAGACATGACATTCGAGAATTATGAAGAACTCTTTGGTGCATCACACAACCAAACAGGGGATCTTTTTGATGATGCTGGAATTGATAGTTTTTTTGACATGAAGGAAAACTCTGCTACTAATTCCATTTGCCATGGTGAATCTGCCGAAGAG GTTAAACAAACACAAGCAACATGCGGTAATGCAGTATCTGCTGATCCTGCAATGTCAAATCCAGAAGGAAATGCAGATTCTAGCCTGGCTTTACCAGGACGCCAGGTGCAGTCCACTCTATCATTTTCCTTTTCTGGTGTGACTGGTGAAAGCAGTGCAGGAGAATATCAAGATTGTGGAATGTCGGGAATGCTTCTAACAGGTGAGCCTTCTTGTTACCATGCTGGTCCAGGAAGCTCTTCATTGCCTACATCTAACAGGGAAAGTGCTCTCATCCGttacaaggaaaagaagaaaactcGCAA GTTTGAGAAAAAAATCAGGTATGCTTCACGCAAAGCTAGAGCAGATGTCAGACGAAGGGTGAAGGGGCGGTTTGTCAAGGCCGGTGAAGCTTATGACTATGATCCACTTTCCGAAACAAGAAGCTGTTGA